One Orrella dioscoreae genomic window carries:
- a CDS encoding ABC transporter permease subunit — protein MMRLDVRKLLPGSRALAIVPPYAWLALFLLVPFFLVLKISFAELEFGVPPYTPLYEFKDETITLALHLRGYAMLLADSLYVQTYLNSLEMAAITTLWCALIGYPIAYYIARSAPAVRNVLLLAVILPFWTSLLLRVYAWVGILRNDGLLNNFLMWLGVIDSPLEIYRTDLAVYIGMIYAYLPFFILPLYANLVKLDTRLLEAAYDLGARPWQAFLKITLPLSRAGVIAGAMLVFIPCVGEYVIPEMLGGANTLMMGRLMWNEFFTNTDWPMAASITVVMVLLLLVPLALFQKSQVRQMELQREGAR, from the coding sequence CGCTGGCCATCGTGCCGCCGTATGCCTGGCTGGCGCTGTTTCTGCTGGTGCCGTTCTTCCTGGTGCTGAAGATCAGCTTCGCCGAGCTCGAGTTCGGCGTGCCGCCGTACACGCCGCTCTACGAGTTCAAGGACGAGACCATCACCCTGGCGCTGCACCTGCGCGGCTACGCCATGCTGCTGGCCGACTCGCTGTACGTCCAGACCTATCTCAACTCGCTGGAGATGGCCGCCATCACCACGCTGTGGTGCGCGCTCATCGGCTATCCCATCGCCTATTACATCGCGCGCTCGGCGCCTGCCGTGCGCAACGTGCTGCTGCTGGCCGTGATCCTGCCGTTCTGGACTTCGCTGCTGCTGCGCGTCTACGCCTGGGTCGGCATCCTGCGCAACGACGGCCTGCTGAACAATTTCCTGATGTGGCTGGGCGTCATCGACAGCCCGCTCGAGATATACCGCACGGACCTGGCCGTCTACATCGGCATGATCTACGCCTATCTGCCGTTCTTCATCCTGCCGCTCTACGCCAATCTCGTGAAGCTGGACACGCGGCTGCTGGAAGCCGCCTACGACCTGGGCGCGCGTCCCTGGCAGGCCTTCCTGAAGATCACGCTGCCGCTGTCGCGCGCCGGCGTCATCGCGGGCGCCATGCTGGTGTTCATTCCCTGCGTGGGCGAGTACGTCATTCCCGAAATGCTGGGCGGCGCCAACACGCTCATGATGGGCCGGCTCATGTGGAACGAGTTCTTCACCAACACCGACTGGCCGATGGCCGCGTCCATCACGGTGGTCATGGTGTTGCTGCTGCTCGTGCCGCTCGCGCTCTTCCAGAAGAGCCAGGTGCGCCAGATGGAGCTGCAGCGGGAGGGCGCGCGATGA
- a CDS encoding ABC transporter permease subunit, with the protein MSTAIAPNPWLRGLVLFLGFGFLYLPIATLIVFSFNDSAMVTSWSGFSFRWYTALFNDSVLLSAAWLSFRIGALSATAAVIIGTWAGYVLARMGRFPGFSLYLGMVSAPLVIPEVVLGLSLLLMFVEMDKLFGWPGERGMFTIWVGHVLLCTAYVAVIIQSRIRDLDRSLEEAALDLGAPPLKVFFLITLPLIAPALGAAWLLSFTLSLDDVVIASFLSGPGFTPLSPEIFSRVRLGLKPEVNALATLFILAVGVCVIVAHRLQKRREER; encoded by the coding sequence ATGAGCACCGCCATCGCCCCCAACCCCTGGCTGCGCGGCCTGGTCCTGTTCCTGGGCTTCGGCTTCCTTTACCTGCCCATCGCCACGCTGATCGTCTTCTCGTTCAACGACTCGGCCATGGTCACGTCCTGGAGCGGCTTCTCGTTCCGCTGGTACACCGCGCTCTTCAATGACTCGGTGCTGCTGTCGGCGGCCTGGCTGTCCTTCCGCATCGGCGCGCTCAGCGCCACCGCGGCGGTCATCATCGGCACCTGGGCCGGTTATGTGCTGGCGCGCATGGGGCGCTTCCCCGGCTTTTCGCTGTATCTCGGCATGGTCAGCGCGCCGCTGGTCATCCCCGAGGTCGTGCTGGGCCTGTCGCTGCTGCTCATGTTCGTGGAAATGGACAAGCTCTTCGGCTGGCCCGGCGAGCGCGGCATGTTCACCATCTGGGTGGGCCACGTGCTGCTGTGCACGGCCTATGTCGCGGTCATCATCCAGTCGCGCATCCGCGACCTGGACCGCTCGCTGGAAGAGGCTGCGCTGGATCTCGGCGCACCGCCGCTCAAGGTCTTCTTCCTGATCACGCTGCCGCTCATCGCGCCGGCTCTGGGCGCGGCCTGGCTGCTGTCCTTCACGCTGTCGCTCGACGACGTCGTCATTGCCTCGTTCCTGTCGGGGCCGGGCTTCACCCCCTTGTCGCCCGAGATCTTCTCGCGCGTGCGCCTGGGGCTGAAACCCGAGGTCAACGCGTTGGCGACCTTGTTCATCCTGGCGGTGGGGGTGTGCGTCATCGTCGCCCATCGCCTGCAGAAACGGAGAGAGGAACGATGA
- a CDS encoding Spx/MgsR family RNA polymerase-binding regulatory protein translates to MSLTLYGLKACSTVAKARQWLDAHDVAHDFVDYRETPVSPALLKDWAAQLGGWEKLVNRASMTWRNLDESRKSPASDAEWLALIAEYPALVRRPVSQAGDGTVAVGFNEKRYTERFL, encoded by the coding sequence ATGAGCCTGACCTTGTACGGCCTGAAGGCCTGCAGCACCGTCGCCAAGGCGCGGCAATGGCTGGACGCCCACGATGTGGCGCATGACTTCGTCGATTACCGCGAGACGCCCGTGTCGCCCGCCCTGTTGAAAGACTGGGCGGCACAGCTGGGCGGCTGGGAAAAGCTGGTGAACCGGGCCTCCATGACCTGGCGCAACCTGGATGAAAGCCGCAAGTCCCCGGCTTCCGATGCCGAGTGGCTGGCCCTCATCGCCGAGTACCCCGCGCTGGTGCGCCGTCCGGTCTCGCAGGCCGGTGACGGCACGGTGGCCGTGGGCTTCAACGAAAAGCGCTACACCGAGCGCTTTCTCTGA